The DNA region tctgGAACTTTAGGTTCTTCGGGTTTTGGCATGCTAGGCAATTCAGGAACTTTAGGTAATTCAGGTTTTGGCAACTCAGGAGTTTTGGGCAATTCTGGTTTCGGTACCTCTGGAACTTTAGGCAATTCTGGTTTTGTTAACTCGGGAATTTTAGGTAATTGAGGTTTTGGTAATTTAGGAGCTTTTGGCAATTCTGGCTTAGGCACCTCAGGAACTTTTGGTAATTCAGGTTTTGGCAGCTCAGTCGCTTTGGGCAATTCTGGTTTTGGTACCTCAGGAATTTTTGGCAATTCAGGAGCTTTGGGCAATTTCTGCTTAGGCACCTCAGGAACTTTAGGCAATTCTGGCTTTGGTAACTCAGGAACTTTTGGTGATTCAAGCTTTGGCAACTCGGGAGCTTTGGGTAATTCAGGCTTGGGCACTTCAGGAGCTTTGGGCAATTCCGGCTTAGGCACCTCAGGAACTTTAGGCAATTCTGGCTTAGGCACCTCAGGAACTTTAGGCAATTCTGGCTTTGGTAACTCAGGAACTTTTGGTAATTCAGGTTTTGGCAACTCAGGAGCTTTGGGTAATTCAGGCTTGGGCACTTCAGGAACTTTAGGAAATTCTGGCTTTGGTAACTCCGGAACTTTTGGTGCTTCAGATTTTGACAATTTAGGAGCATTGGGCATCTCTGGAACTTTGACTTCTTTAGGTTTTTTCAACTCAGGAATCTTAGGAAATTCAGGTTTTGGCAACTCTGGAACTTTCGGAAACTCAGGAACCTTGGGTAATTCTGGTTTTGGCAATTCTGGAACTTTCAGAAACTTCGGAACCTCAGGCAATTCGGGCTTTGGCAACTCCGGAACTTTAGGCAATTCAGGTTTTGGCAACTCAGGCATTTTAGGTATTTCAGGTTTCGGGATTTCCGGCAATTCAGGCTTTGGAAGTTCAGCCTTTGGGAAGGACGACATCTCAGGCAACTCGGGTTTAGGAATCTCCGGCACAGATGTCTCCAAAAGATGCCGAGCACCAACCAAGACTATGTTGCTACTCATCGATGACAAAGTGATTAATAAAAAGGGTAACACAAAGAAAGGGAAACGATGATAAGCCATGATTAAGAAAATCAGATGGGAAATGACAAGAAGTGCTTCAAAATGAATACTTGAAGGGTGCTTGTTTATGCAATTGCATGAAATGACGAGGCTTTTATAGGTAACAGGAAGTGGAGAACAAGGAGGTCCTGTAGATGTTTGGTGAGAAATTCTAGATTTTGTTAGCTCAACTTCTCACCTGTTCTTTACTGAAAAACTATATCAAACTATGACACATACATTTGACCACCATTATGAAGTTGGCATCACCCTAATCAAGCCTTTGGTCTTTATATTGGATTGAATAAACAATTAATGTACTCATATTATCATACTAAATTAACAATTGTTTAACACCTTAACTCTGCTTTATTTTCTTCAAACATAAGctgggatttttttttaattttgattacgACAcggttatataaaataattagatataatattagaaaataataacaatatatgaacgaaataaaattcatataaaagattaatttaaaaatttatttgctACGTTTGGTTTGTTCAACTATATAATACCAACTTTTTTTTGCAAcgataatttatgttttttgtttctttgttatttaaaaataaattaatgaaagacgtagaagaaaattaaaatattaaaatttgattacatatagttAGAGGTGATTATGTGTTGGTTCCGCTCCAACTTCAATAGAagtttaggcccattttttaggcCCAGGTATGGTTCTGTctgaaaaatgggcttaaattttTACCCAATCTGGcccggataaaaatactaaaactggaGCCCgtccgtattaaattttttatataattattttaatataaaaataaattcaaaaatataatacattaaatacacttaaaacattaaaataaatgttttccaataaattgaaaataaattaaaaattttatttgtatttaaataacactaagataggttCAACTTAGCAaccaaatacctctaaaatagtagcaaaattaataataaaataagagttatacaacaTCCAAATAAGatcaataaaataatagcaatataataacGAAATGACACCAAAACAATGACAAAACAACAGCAAAACCAATGGAAACAGCAGAAAAAGCAgcagatttttttttaaacaaattcgAGTTGAGCTTAGGCCAAAAAAAAGCTTACCTAAAAGCCGGCCTgtttattgataaatttatagaattacagtactgaaaaaaaaaagaaaaaagaaaagaaaagcaatatATATGGTTTGTGGAATGATTATATTACGCATGAATTGGATGTTATTGAAtccataaaaaaatatgttttgtgTGCTTTTATGCTAagattattgataaattttaatggattgaattatgatttttttgttaaattggtTTGATAGACATTTATTGAAGGTATTAtcttttttatatgaatatatatttaatttttgggttttttgataataagtgtgtaacaccccttacccgtattcattgccggaatagggtacgaggcattaccggagtttattgaacattttcagataattttgagtcatttattattcatattttgaaataa from Gossypium hirsutum isolate 1008001.06 chromosome A04, Gossypium_hirsutum_v2.1, whole genome shotgun sequence includes:
- the LOC107949149 gene encoding protein PELPK1 — its product is MAYHRFPFFVLPFLLITLSSMSSNIVLVGARHLLETSVPEIPKPELPEMSSFPKAELPKPELPEIPKPEIPKMPELPKPELPKVPELPKPELPEVPKFLKVPELPKPELPKVPEFPKVPELPKPEFPKIPELKKPKEVKVPEMPNAPKLSKSEAPKVPELPKPEFPKVPEVPKPELPKAPELPKPELPKVPELPKPELPKVPEVPKPELPKVPEVPKPELPKAPEVPKPELPKAPELPKLESPKVPELPKPELPKVPEVPKQKLPKAPELPKIPEVPKPELPKATELPKPELPKVPEVPKPELPKAPKLPKPQLPKIPELTKPELPKVPEVPKPELPKTPELPKPELPKVPELPSMPKPEEPKVPELPKPELPKLPNLPKPETPKQELP